One genomic segment of Rhizobium viscosum includes these proteins:
- a CDS encoding DUF5086 family protein → MPALLLALGLTVAPALAGERQQDVILSVTGNTLRWAAAYKLLPERADDPYFHVRVFERQKGWEPWRYKELIFHMAVTPKALAASRIDRKARIYNYKDVEIWAAYHRWLDDASARAEVPVCETDILDCLSRLPGK, encoded by the coding sequence TTGCCTGCCCTCCTCCTTGCCCTCGGCCTGACCGTCGCCCCCGCCCTGGCCGGCGAGCGACAGCAGGATGTCATCCTCTCCGTCACCGGCAACACGCTGCGCTGGGCCGCCGCCTACAAGCTGCTGCCCGAACGCGCCGATGATCCCTATTTTCATGTGCGCGTGTTTGAGCGGCAAAAGGGTTGGGAACCCTGGCGATACAAGGAGCTCATCTTCCATATGGCGGTGACGCCGAAGGCCCTGGCGGCAAGCAGGATCGACAGGAAGGCCAGGATCTACAATTACAAGGACGTGGAGATCTGGGCCGCCTATCACCGCTGGCTCGATGATGCCTCGGCGCGGGCGGAAGTTCCGGTCTGCGAGACCGATATTCTGGACTGTTTGAGCAGGTTGCCGGGGAAATAG